Proteins encoded in a region of the Panicum hallii strain FIL2 chromosome 3, PHallii_v3.1, whole genome shotgun sequence genome:
- the LOC112885183 gene encoding uncharacterized protein LOC112885183, which produces MKEQLEQERRERAELEGQMRRERAELEGQMRAFVSYMQTYSREQGGPAPPPELMMPPRPPPGDVFSTPNVSVASNASPVELSSCRKSVPKCRKSVPKSGESICMGKLGTYTLRMH; this is translated from the exons ATGAAG GAACAACTCGAACAGGAGAGGCGGGAGCGTGCGGAGCTAGAGGGGCAAATGAGGCGGGAGCGTGCGGAGCTAGAGGGGCAAATGAGGGCTTTCGTCAGCTACATGCAGACTTACAGCCGAGAGCAGGGTGgtccagcaccgccgcctgaGCTTATGATGCCTCCTCGCCCACCACCAGGAGATGTGTTCTCCACTCCG AATGTATCGGTGGCTTCCAATGCATCCCCCGTGGAACTCTCCAGCTGCAGGAAATCCGTCCCCAAGTGCCGCAAATCCGTCCCCAAATCAGGGGAATCCATCTGCATGGGGAAGTTGGGGACCTACACCTTAAGGATGCATTAG